One segment of Brachionichthys hirsutus isolate HB-005 unplaced genomic scaffold, CSIRO-AGI_Bhir_v1 contig_646, whole genome shotgun sequence DNA contains the following:
- the LOC137913986 gene encoding heat shock protein 30-like: MLCSHGFQSSLSPVMSFYWPVCRLRPEVGPLLCPNRNRQKLCSSLELMHKLQRDILEEMEPFQSGVEVQPASQQLEKEGEHLVLTLDTRGFSPEELSVRQVGRKLRVSGRTEKKQGEEENGPYSYLLQEFRREFDLPEGTDPEGITCYLDPDGKLHIQAAKASHGEEAERELAIKRSSEENPEQSVCSEGEGRKGFFEMLLLDRMFDFIRTVIHATV, translated from the coding sequence ATGCTGTGCTCTCATGGATTCCAGTCATCCCTCAGTCCAGTCATGAGCTTCTACTGGCCTGTATGCCGCCTGAGACCAGAGGTTGGACCTCTGCTCTGCCCGAACAGAAACCGACAGAAGCTCTGCAGCAGTCTGGAGCTGATGCACAAACTTCAACGCGACAtcctggaggagatggagcCTTTCCAAAGCGGCGTGGAGGTGCAGCCAGCCTCCCaacagctggagaaggagggggAACACCTTGTGCTGACCCTGGACACTCGGGGCTTCTCTCCAGAGGAGCTCTCTGTCAGGCAGGTGGGCAGGAAGCTGAGAGTCAGCGGGAGGACAGAGAagaagcagggagaggaggagaatggcCCCTACTCCTACCTACTCCAGGAGTTCAGACGGGAGTTTGATCTGCCGGAAGGAACGGACCCCGAAGGCATCACCTGCTACCTGGATCCAGACGGGAAGCTCCACATCCAGGCGGCTAAAGCTTCACACGGGGAGGAGGCTGAGAGAGAGCTGGCTATCAAGAGGAGCTCGGAGGAGAACCCAGAGCAgagtgtgtgttcagagggagaaggccgcaagggcttttttgaaatgctcctcttagacaggatgtttgactttattcgtactgtaatacatgctactgtgtga